The following are encoded together in the Acetonema longum DSM 6540 genome:
- the trmB gene encoding tRNA (guanosine(46)-N7)-methyltransferase TrmB, with amino-acid sequence MRLRKKPWIEAAIKEFSQVINPADMQMYQGNWRKLCGFSPEAPLYLEIGIGRGRFISEMAKVHPAVLFIGLEAVVDVLYNAAQKVEENDLTNVRLMAADAVGLTEFFAPGEVDRIYLNFSDPWPKTRHAKRRLTHSLFLGRYRQILAESGVICLKTDNENLFEFSLNQFAVANMQLANITLDLHNSGAADNIMTEYEMKFSARGMRIYRCEARFR; translated from the coding sequence GTGCGTTTACGGAAAAAACCTTGGATTGAAGCAGCGATCAAAGAATTTTCTCAGGTTATAAACCCAGCTGATATGCAAATGTATCAGGGCAATTGGCGGAAACTGTGCGGGTTTTCCCCGGAAGCTCCCCTGTATCTGGAGATCGGAATTGGCCGGGGGCGCTTTATCAGTGAGATGGCCAAAGTTCATCCCGCAGTCTTGTTCATCGGCCTGGAGGCAGTGGTCGATGTGCTGTACAATGCCGCTCAGAAGGTGGAGGAAAACGATCTGACCAATGTCCGGCTGATGGCAGCTGATGCGGTCGGTTTAACGGAGTTTTTCGCCCCGGGTGAAGTAGACCGGATCTATCTTAATTTTTCCGATCCCTGGCCGAAGACCCGCCATGCCAAGCGGCGGCTGACCCATTCCTTGTTTCTGGGCCGGTATCGGCAGATTCTGGCTGAGAGCGGGGTCATCTGCCTAAAGACCGATAACGAGAATTTGTTCGAGTTTTCCCTGAACCAATTCGCCGTTGCCAACATGCAGCTTGCTAATATTACCCTGGACCTGCATAACAGCGGTGCAGCCGATAATATCATGACCGAATACGAAATGAAGTTCAGCGCCCGGGGGATGAGGATATATCGCTGTGAGGCCCGCTTCCGCTGA